The Mucilaginibacter yixingensis genome window below encodes:
- a CDS encoding phosphatidate cytidylyltransferase: MRKLNISLLLVAIATMSGCQVIGGIFKAGMAVGIIAVLIVVFLIIWLVSAFRK, encoded by the coding sequence ATGAGAAAGTTAAACATATCCTTGTTACTGGTGGCCATTGCCACCATGAGCGGCTGCCAGGTTATTGGCGGTATTTTTAAAGCCGGTATGGCAGTAGGTATTATTGCGGTACTAATTGTGGTTTTCCTGATTATCTGGCTGGTTTCGGCATTCAGGAAGTAG
- a CDS encoding PA2169 family four-helix-bundle protein, which translates to METTTVTIEDLNDLIQIHNDRIVGYERALKDLKNEHAELHREFINMIKESHQSKMELATEVAALGGEIETGTTMSGKIHRAWIRMMDMFSHKTAKSVLEHCEFGEDAMLKAYDTALDDEALPSYIREIVSRQQTAMRAAYNRIKALRDAEREQS; encoded by the coding sequence ATGGAAACAACAACAGTAACAATTGAAGACCTGAACGATTTGATTCAGATTCATAATGATCGGATAGTTGGCTATGAACGTGCTTTAAAAGATTTAAAAAACGAACACGCAGAACTGCACCGCGAGTTTATCAATATGATAAAAGAAAGCCATCAGTCTAAGATGGAGCTGGCCACAGAAGTAGCTGCCCTGGGCGGCGAGATTGAGACCGGTACCACCATGAGTGGCAAGATACATCGCGCCTGGATAAGGATGATGGATATGTTTAGTCATAAAACCGCAAAATCTGTATTGGAGCATTGTGAGTTTGGCGAAGATGCCATGCTGAAAGCTTATGATACAGCGCTGGACGATGAGGCATTGCCATCATACATACGCGAGATTGTTAGCCGGCAGCAAACTGCAATGCGTGCCGCATACAATAGAATTAAAGCGCTGCGCGATGCTGAAAGAGAGCAATCATAA